One Streptomonospora salina genomic window, GCACCGGAGGCGCTGTGGCGCACCACCACGCTGTCGGCGCCCATGGCCTGGAGCGTCAGCGCGGTGTCCTTGAGGCTCTCGCCTTTGGCGACGCTGGAGCCCTTGGCGGAGAAGTTGACGACGTCGGCCGACAGGCGCTTGGCGGCCAGCTCGAAGGAGGTGCGGGTGCGGGTGGAGTCCTCGTAGAAGAGGTTGACCACGGTGCGTCCGCGCAGGGTGGGCAGTTTCTTCACGGAGCGGTCGCCGACCTGGGCGAGTTCGGCGGCGGTGTCGAGCACCAGCAGCGCCTCGTCTCGGGAGAGGTCGCCGGTGGACAGCAGGTGGCGCATCATCCCTCCTCTCCGGGGCGCGGTTTGGCCGGGCCCAGCAGGACGGCGTCGTGGCCGTCGGGCTCGCTCAGCTGCACGGTGACGGTCTCGCGCAGCGAGGTCGGCAGGTTCTTGCCCACGTAGTCGGCGCGGACGGGAAGTTCGCGGTGGCCGCGGTCGACCAGGACGGCCAGCTGCACGGTGCGGGGCCGGCCGATGTCGTTGAGGGCGTCCAGTGCGGCACGCACGGTCCGGCCGGAGAACAGGACGTCGTCGACGAGGACCACGAGGCGGCCGTCGATCCCCTCGGGCGGTATGTCGGTGCGGCCCAGCGCGCGGGCGGGGGCCAGCCGCAGGTCGTCGCGGTACATCGTGATGTCCAGCGACCCCCGGGGGACGGCGCGCCCTTCGACGCGCTCGATGCGCTCGGCCAGGCGCTCGGCCAGCGGCACGCCGCGGGAGGGGATGCCCAGCAGGGTGACGTCGCCGCCGCCCTTGCTGCGTTCCAGGATCTCGTGGGCGATACGGGTCAGCGCCCGGTCGATCTCGGGGCCGTCGAGGACGGTCCGCGCCGTCGCCGCGGCGCGCGGATCGGCGGAGCCGTCCGCATACACGTGCGAATCACGTTCGGCGCGCGGTTGCGCACACACAGTAGTGACCCCCTTCCCTGCCTCACTGGACAGGCTGTTAAAGGATGTCGAACGGCTTCACGCTACCAGCGGCCGACAGGGCGCCGTTCGCGCCGGTCAGCGGAGGCGACGACAAGTATGACTCTCGTCACACCTCATGTTATTGACATATCGCCCATCAATCCGTGAAGCGGACGCCACGTGCGGTGCACGCACTGGACGGATACCACGGAATCCCCGTGTCAGCGGGCTTTCTGTACACCATGCCCCGTTGGCATGTCCGCATCGATGCCGAAATGAGAGCCCTCTCACTTACACACGGTTTGGCCACTGAATCGTCGCTTTTCGCCCCAACGGCTTGACCTGGCAACCGAACAGCCCTACCGTCACTGTCCGTAACCAATCTCGGGCGGGGCCGCTCCGTCCGGGCCCGGCGGCGGGAGCCCCATCGGAGGCCGTCGGCCGGGCACGGCGATCCACGGCGGACTCGGGGCCCCTCCGCCCACACCAGCCACCTTCACGGCCGGGGAGCGACGAAGAAGATGCCATCCGAATACGCCAAGTCCCTCGGTGCGCGACTGCGCGCCATCCGCACCCAGCAAGGGCTTTCCCTGCACGGAGTGGAGGAGAAGTCCCACGGCCGCTGGAAGGCCGTCGTCGTCGGCTCCTACGAGCGCGGCGACCGCGCGGTGACCGTCCAGAAACTCGCCGAGCTCGCCGACTTCTACGGCGTTCCCATGTCGGAGCTGCTGCCCGGCGGCGCGGCCCCGACCCCGCTGGGCCCCACACCCAAACTCGTCATCGACCTGGAGCGCATGCAGCAGCTGCCCCAGGAGAAGGCCGGCCCGCTCGCCCGCTACGTCGCCACCATTCAGAGCCAGCGCGGCGACTACAACGGCCGCGTGCTGTCCATCCGCCAGGAGGACCTGCGCTCGCTGGCGGTCATCTACGACCGCTCGCCCGGCGACCTCACCGAAGAGCTGATCAACTGGGGGGTCCTCGACCCCGAGGCGCGCCGCGCCGTCGACGCCTTCTAGCCGGAGGCGTTCCGCGGAGCGCCGGCTGCCCGCGCTGCCGCGAGGGACCCGCCGGGAACCGCCGGCGGCCGCAACCTCTGCGGTGCCCCGCCCCGGGGGGCCCGCGGAGGGGTCCTCGGGTTCCGGGCCGCCCCCTCAGCGGGCGACGCCCCTTCGAGCTACCTCCCTTCGGAGGGCGCACGCACGCGGACCGGCGCGGCCGGGCAAGAGGCTTCCCCTCCCCCCGCCCGGCCGCGCTTGCGCGCCCGCGCACCCGCCCCGGAGGGCGGAAGCGGACGCGTCGGGAACGCACTCGCCAACGGCCCCAGCAGTTCACGTACCCACGGGGATTCGAACACGAGTACGAACATCAACAGTTAAGCGCACCCCGGCCGATCGCGTCAACAGCGCCGCGCGCGGGCGGCCCGGCCGCCTCCTCGTCTACCGTGGCGGTGTGCGCACCAGTGAGATCGAACTGTGGGAGCTGGCCGCCCCGGCGTTCCTGCACGCCCTGCCGGCCCTGCTCGAGATCTACACCGCCGCTATGGAGCCGCCCGCCGAACAGATCCCCGGGCGGTGCTCCATCATGCGCGAGCACGCCCGCCAACCGCGCTTCGGCTCGGTGGTCGCCCTACCCCGGGGCGGCGGGGACGCCGCCGGGTTCGCCTACGGCTTCCACGGCGCCGGCGGGCAGTGGTGGCACGACGTGATCACCGCCGAGCTGGACCGGCGCGGCCCCGGAGCCGGACGGCACTGGTTCGCCGACTCGTTCGAGGTCGCCGAGCTGCACGTGCTGCCCGGCCGCCAGGGGCGCGGCACCGGCCGCAGCCTCCTGGAAGCACTGACGGCGGTGCGCAAGGAGCGCACCGCCGTCCTGTCGACCCCGGCCGGCCCTACGGCCGCCCGCGGCCTCTACCGCTCGTGCGGATTCGTCGACGTACTACCGGAGTTCCGCTTCCCCGGCAGTCCTCACCGGCCCTTCACCATCATGGCCGCGCCGCTGCCATTGCCGGCAGGCGGTCCGCGGCGACCTGCTGGTAGATCTCGCGCGTGGCTGTGGACTGGTTGAACGTGATGAAGTGGATCCCGGGTGCGCCCTCGTCCAGCAGCCGCTCGCACATGCGCTGGCCCTGCTCGATCCCCAGCTTGCGCACCGACTCGGGATCGTCCTTGACCTTCTCGAACTCCTCCGCGAGGTGGCGCGGGAACGGCGCACCCGACAGCTTCTCGGACATCTCGATGGTGGAGTACTTCACCACCGGCATGACCTCGGGGATGATCGGAGTGTCACAGCCCGCGGCCTCCACGCGGTCGCGCAGCCGCAGATAGTCCTCGGGGTCGAAGAACATCTGGGTGACGGCGTAGTCGGCGCCCGCACGGCACTTCTGCACCAGGTACTTCGTGTCCGACTCGATGTCGGGCGAGCGGGGGTGCTTGTAGGGGAAGGCGGCGACGCCGACGCTGAAGTCGCCGAGCTCCTTGATCAGGCGCACCAGATCCTCCGCGTACTCCAGCCCCTCGGGGTGCTTGACCCACTCCCCGAGCGGATCGCCCGGAGGGTCGCCGCGCAGAGCGAGGATGTTGTTCACGCCCACACTGGCGAAGCGCCCGATGAGGTGGCGCAGCTCGCTCACGGAGTGGTCCACGGCGCAGAAGTGGGCGACGGGCAGCAGCGTCGTGTCAGTGGCGACCTGCTCGGTGATCTCGACGGTGAGATCCCGTGTCCCGCCACCGGCTCCGTAGGTGACGGAGATGAACGACGGCGCCAGCGCCTCGATGTCGCGGATGACCCGCCAAAGCTTGGTAAGCCCTTCGTCGGTCTTCGGCGGGAAGAACTCGAAAGAGAATGTCGGTTCGCCGGTCTTTAGCAGCTCGCGGATGTCGCGCGACCGCGACGCTGCGACCGGCGCGCTTCCGTTGCGTGTCGATGACCCAACCATGTCCTCCACCCTAGGCGACGCCCTGTCCAGCACCGGGAGGGTGGGTACCGACTACCCGATAATGTGCAGCCCATGACCTTTTCCGCGTCCTCTCCGGTCTCGTTCGTGCGCACGGCCGTCGACACCGAGATCGCCCGGTTCATCGAGCGCCGGCGCACCCAGCTGCTGGAGATCGGCTCCGAGCTCGCGCCGGCCGTCGACGCGCTGGAGGCCATGCTCTCCGGCGGCAAGCGGCTGCGCCCGGCGTTCTGCTACTGGGGCTGGCGCGGGGCGGGCGGCGACGACGTCGCCGAGATCCACCGGGCCGCCGCCTCGCTGGAGTTCCTGCAGGCCTGCGCTCTGATCCACGACGACGTGATCGACAACAGCGACACCCGCCGCGGCCTGCCGGCGGCCCACAAGCGGCTGGCGGACCTGCACGCGGCCGAGGGCTGGCGCGGGGCCCCCGAGGCGTTCGGGCGCGGCGCGGCGATCCTCATCGGCGACCTGTGCCTGGCCTGGAGCGAAGACCTGTACCAGGCCAGCGGCCTGGAGCTGGAAGCGCTGCACGCCGGACGCACGCCCTTCGACGCGATGCGCACCGAGGTCATGGCCGGGCAGTACCTGGACATGCTGGAGCAGGTGCGCGAAGGCGGCGACGTCGAGGCGACGCTGCGTGTGATGCATTACAAAGCCGCCAAGTACACCGTCGAGCGTCCGCTGCATATGGGAGCGGCGCTGGCGGGCCGCTTCGACGACCTCGCCGGCGTCTACACCGCCTACGGCCTGCCCCTGGGGGTGGCCTTCCAGCTGCGCGACGACGTCCTGGGCGTCTTCGGTGACCCCGAGCAGACGGGCAAGCCGGCCGGCGACGACCTGCGCGAGGGAAAGCGCACACTGATCGTGGCCGAGACCCTGGAGCGCTCCGGCGCCGCCGCCCGCGCGCGGTTCCTGCGCCACCTGGGCGATCCCGCCCTCGACGGCGACGCGGTGGCGTGGATGCGCGGCGTGGCCGAAGAGTCCGGCGCCCTGGCCGCCTGCGAGCGCCGCATCGACGACTACGTGGGAAAGGCCACGGCGGCGCTGGAGAGCGGCCTGCTCGACGACGCGGCGCGTTCTCCGCTGGCCGACCTCGTCGTGGCCGCCACCGACCGCAAGTACTGAGTCCCCGCAGCGGGGCTCGGACGCCGCCGGCCCGGACCGGGCCGGGCGCACCCGGCCTCCTGCCCGAGGAGGCCGCACTTCCACCCGCAGGAGGAAGCGCTTCCCGCCGCCCGGTCGATACGGTCGGCCCAGAGCGCGGACCGGGATGAGAGAAAGCCCGCTCCGCGGAGTTCGACGGCTACCGGAAGGCATCACCGTGGACGGTACACCGGCCCCTGTGCGCGGCCCGGTGCGCCCGGGCGAACGAGCTCCGGGGCCCGACCTCGCACGCGGGCTCATGCTGCTGCTGATCGCGCTGGCCAACACGCCGTGGTACCTCTACGGCGCCCGGCAGTCGGACCTCGGCGGCCATCCCGTCGACGGGTCGGCCCTCGACCGCGCCGTGCAGTTCGCCATGCTGACGGCCGTGGACGGGCGCATCTATCCGATGTTCGCGT contains:
- a CDS encoding polyprenyl synthetase family protein, coding for MTFSASSPVSFVRTAVDTEIARFIERRRTQLLEIGSELAPAVDALEAMLSGGKRLRPAFCYWGWRGAGGDDVAEIHRAAASLEFLQACALIHDDVIDNSDTRRGLPAAHKRLADLHAAEGWRGAPEAFGRGAAILIGDLCLAWSEDLYQASGLELEALHAGRTPFDAMRTEVMAGQYLDMLEQVREGGDVEATLRVMHYKAAKYTVERPLHMGAALAGRFDDLAGVYTAYGLPLGVAFQLRDDVLGVFGDPEQTGKPAGDDLREGKRTLIVAETLERSGAAARARFLRHLGDPALDGDAVAWMRGVAEESGALAACERRIDDYVGKATAALESGLLDDAARSPLADLVVAATDRKY
- the pyrR gene encoding bifunctional pyr operon transcriptional regulator/uracil phosphoribosyltransferase PyrR yields the protein MYADGSADPRAAATARTVLDGPEIDRALTRIAHEILERSKGGGDVTLLGIPSRGVPLAERLAERIERVEGRAVPRGSLDITMYRDDLRLAPARALGRTDIPPEGIDGRLVVLVDDVLFSGRTVRAALDALNDIGRPRTVQLAVLVDRGHRELPVRADYVGKNLPTSLRETVTVQLSEPDGHDAVLLGPAKPRPGEEG
- the bldD gene encoding transcriptional regulator BldD gives rise to the protein MPSEYAKSLGARLRAIRTQQGLSLHGVEEKSHGRWKAVVVGSYERGDRAVTVQKLAELADFYGVPMSELLPGGAAPTPLGPTPKLVIDLERMQQLPQEKAGPLARYVATIQSQRGDYNGRVLSIRQEDLRSLAVIYDRSPGDLTEELINWGVLDPEARRAVDAF
- a CDS encoding GNAT family N-acetyltransferase translates to MRTSEIELWELAAPAFLHALPALLEIYTAAMEPPAEQIPGRCSIMREHARQPRFGSVVALPRGGGDAAGFAYGFHGAGGQWWHDVITAELDRRGPGAGRHWFADSFEVAELHVLPGRQGRGTGRSLLEALTAVRKERTAVLSTPAGPTAARGLYRSCGFVDVLPEFRFPGSPHRPFTIMAAPLPLPAGGPRRPAGRSRAWLWTG
- the metF gene encoding methylenetetrahydrofolate reductase [NAD(P)H]; amino-acid sequence: MVGSSTRNGSAPVAASRSRDIRELLKTGEPTFSFEFFPPKTDEGLTKLWRVIRDIEALAPSFISVTYGAGGGTRDLTVEITEQVATDTTLLPVAHFCAVDHSVSELRHLIGRFASVGVNNILALRGDPPGDPLGEWVKHPEGLEYAEDLVRLIKELGDFSVGVAAFPYKHPRSPDIESDTKYLVQKCRAGADYAVTQMFFDPEDYLRLRDRVEAAGCDTPIIPEVMPVVKYSTIEMSEKLSGAPFPRHLAEEFEKVKDDPESVRKLGIEQGQRMCERLLDEGAPGIHFITFNQSTATREIYQQVAADRLPAMAAARP